Proteins encoded together in one Cyanobacteriota bacterium window:
- the alaS gene encoding alanine--tRNA ligase: MKNLSCQEIRETWINFFTKKCDRKHQYIASGSLVPDNPTLLLNAAGMVQFVPIFVGTKPTPEPPRAVTVQKCARVGGKDSDLENIGRTTRHHSFFEMLGNFSFGDYFKNEAISWAWQFVREELELDADKLYVSIFEGDEQNPMDTEAQAIWLEILARDFPDLEQRQKRIWKMSRKDNFWGPPGASGPCGPCSEIYYDLGDHISDPEDRYLEIWNLVFMEFLKDEEGKFTPLENKNIDTGAGLERIATILQGVNNSFETNELFNVMQSLAKDLGVEYGKHNEQDQYLKIITDHLRCLCFLIADGVRPSNMGRGYVLRMITRRAARFVYLIRNQTDAFLYKHCSSLIQNYGQAYPELQANSEAIISVCRKEEEAFAKTIVNGLALLEDKLKASDKKVDGEFIFDLYSTYGLPLELSKDIVEEQGLTIDLEAYQKSKDAHSKASGTGNFKTSVESNSYVADLLKEHGPTKFLGYDQLEAKAKVLAVNGNDIVLDQTPFYAESGGQVADSGTVNGVEVNKVKRIEGIFIHNLVDSSNIQIGDELTAIVNAKQRNLTGYHHTTCHLLQAALRKVLGNDIQQMGSQVSPEYTRFDFNLDRAMTKEEISKTEKIVNDWIQAKLPVTTKVMAFDDAIKAGALSFFEEKYDDEVRVLFIRDDQETASIELCGGTHVNNIGDIREVVLAQEGSVAAGIRRIRMLAHDLATKHREEEVLKAQTQAEEQAAQEKAKAEAKSKLKEQTQFLVAKADELIQESSLNSDGVRILITDLNLIFKDLAAEAIKTLAEALLSKIEAKGEQAFIFLASSSGDKVTFISAVSQELSKNSIYNASNAVKTAATICGGGGGGRPNFAQAGGKDPSKIPEALELIKENIK; encoded by the coding sequence TTCGTACCAATCTTTGTCGGCACCAAACCTACTCCCGAGCCGCCAAGAGCTGTCACAGTACAGAAATGCGCGCGTGTCGGTGGCAAAGACAGTGACCTGGAAAATATCGGGCGCACCACTAGACATCATAGTTTTTTTGAGATGCTCGGTAATTTCTCCTTTGGTGATTATTTCAAAAACGAAGCAATCTCATGGGCTTGGCAATTTGTCAGAGAAGAATTGGAACTAGATGCTGATAAACTATACGTCTCAATCTTTGAAGGCGACGAACAAAACCCAATGGACACTGAAGCCCAAGCAATTTGGCTAGAGATTCTTGCACGAGACTTCCCTGATTTAGAACAGCGCCAAAAACGTATTTGGAAGATGAGTCGCAAAGACAATTTCTGGGGACCTCCGGGAGCAAGCGGTCCATGCGGACCTTGTAGCGAAATATACTATGATCTTGGTGATCACATCAGTGACCCAGAAGACAGGTACCTTGAAATCTGGAACTTGGTTTTCATGGAATTTCTTAAAGACGAGGAAGGCAAATTCACTCCACTTGAAAATAAAAATATCGATACTGGCGCAGGACTAGAAAGAATCGCAACGATATTACAAGGAGTCAACAACTCTTTTGAAACCAATGAGCTATTCAATGTGATGCAAAGCCTTGCCAAAGATCTTGGCGTAGAATACGGCAAACACAATGAGCAAGACCAATACCTCAAGATCATCACGGATCACTTGCGTTGTCTTTGTTTCCTAATTGCTGACGGAGTTAGACCAAGTAATATGGGACGCGGTTATGTCCTTAGAATGATCACAAGACGCGCTGCTAGGTTTGTTTATTTAATCCGCAATCAAACAGATGCTTTTCTTTACAAACACTGCAGTAGTCTAATTCAAAACTATGGACAAGCCTACCCGGAGCTTCAAGCCAACTCTGAAGCGATCATTTCAGTTTGCCGCAAAGAGGAAGAAGCTTTTGCTAAAACTATTGTCAATGGACTTGCCTTGCTGGAGGACAAACTCAAAGCTAGTGACAAGAAAGTCGACGGAGAATTTATTTTTGATCTTTATTCAACTTACGGTTTACCACTTGAATTAAGCAAAGATATTGTTGAAGAGCAAGGACTCACCATTGATCTAGAAGCATACCAAAAATCCAAAGATGCTCACTCTAAAGCCTCTGGCACAGGTAATTTCAAGACATCAGTTGAATCGAATTCTTATGTCGCTGATTTACTCAAAGAACATGGTCCAACTAAATTCCTTGGTTACGACCAGCTTGAAGCCAAAGCCAAAGTGCTTGCAGTCAATGGCAACGATATCGTGCTTGATCAAACGCCGTTTTATGCTGAGTCTGGCGGGCAAGTGGCAGACTCCGGCACAGTCAATGGCGTCGAAGTAAACAAAGTCAAAAGAATCGAAGGGATTTTTATTCACAACTTAGTAGACAGTTCAAATATTCAAATCGGTGATGAGCTAACAGCTATAGTAAACGCAAAACAAAGAAACCTAACTGGCTATCACCACACAACTTGTCATCTCTTGCAAGCCGCCTTACGTAAAGTACTAGGAAACGACATTCAACAAATGGGCTCGCAAGTCAGTCCGGAATACACTCGCTTTGACTTTAATCTTGATAGAGCCATGACTAAAGAAGAAATATCCAAGACCGAAAAGATAGTCAATGACTGGATTCAAGCTAAACTACCAGTCACAACTAAAGTCATGGCTTTTGATGATGCGATCAAAGCTGGTGCCCTTAGTTTCTTTGAAGAGAAGTATGACGATGAGGTTAGGGTTTTGTTTATCAGAGATGATCAAGAAACTGCATCTATTGAATTATGTGGTGGCACTCACGTCAACAACATTGGCGATATTAGAGAAGTAGTACTGGCTCAAGAGGGTTCAGTGGCTGCAGGCATTCGCCGCATACGCATGCTCGCTCATGACCTAGCAACTAAGCACCGCGAAGAAGAAGTACTTAAAGCCCAAACTCAAGCCGAGGAGCAAGCTGCACAAGAAAAAGCTAAAGCAGAAGCTAAGTCCAAACTCAAAGAACAAACTCAATTCTTAGTCGCCAAAGCTGATGAATTAATCCAAGAGTCTAGTCTCAATAGTGATGGTGTGAGAATTCTAATTACTGATTTAAATCTCATCTTCAAGGATTTGGCTGCCGAAGCTATCAAAACTCTAGCCGAAGCCCTGCTCTCCAAAATCGAAGCCAAAGGCGAGCAGGCTTTTATATTTCTAGCTTCAAGCTCCGGTGATAAAGTGACCTTTATCTCAGCAGTTTCTCAAGAACTAAGTAAAAACTCTATTTATAACGCCTCTAATGCAGTCAAAACAGCAGCTACTATTTGTGGCGGCGGCGGCGGCGGACGCCCTAATTTTGCTCAAGCTGGGGGGAAAGACCCTAGTAAAATCCCTGAAGCTCTTGAATTAATTAAAGAAAATATAAAATAA
- a CDS encoding AMP-binding protein, translating to MQQSYSPSEEFKAQANIKEADYQKLMQDFKNDPDSFWLDLAKKNLDWYKEPTMAMLRKDEPFFTWFEDGKTNISYNCVDRHLKTHASKTAIVFEGELGDTRTLTYQDLHDQVCRAANLLKSIGVKKGDTVTLYMPMCPEAIIAMHACLRIGAVHSVVFGGFSAHALRDRIVDLQSRYVITADGSFRRGKLVPLLETVKEAVAGLSFVSSVVCFDRIKQVDSSYDDLELQKSIVNLVTWDLSSFEANCEPEQLDAEDKSFVLYTSGSTGKPKGIVHTTAGYLLWTHLTSNWVFDLKTQDCDSTVDTLCASRNSPNARLANDLQAELAEPPMMTVNHERNAAVGDLYWCTADIGWVTGHSYVAYGPLSNGASIFIYEGAPDYPVKSRFWSMIEKYKISIFYTAPTAVRAFMQWGLEHVEKHDLSSLRLLGSVGEPINPAAWEWFYKNIGKENCPIVDTWWQTETGGIAITTLPGVNAMKPGVAGLPLPGVDADISEEGLLYLRKSIPSMARTIHGDDQRYIDTYWSRLPGLYTAGDAATKDVDGYIKIGGRIDDVINVSGHRLGTAEIESALVSHEMVVEAAVVSIPHELKGEGIVAFVVTAKQAIEEELKQHVVKEIGAIARPERIVICSGLPKTRSGKIMRRLLKDIAQGKEISGDISTLENKQVLEELLAK from the coding sequence ATGCAGCAGTCCTACAGCCCGAGTGAAGAATTTAAAGCCCAGGCTAATATCAAAGAAGCTGATTACCAAAAACTAATGCAGGATTTCAAGAATGATCCAGATAGTTTTTGGTTGGATCTTGCCAAAAAAAATCTAGATTGGTATAAAGAGCCAACTATGGCGATGTTGCGTAAGGATGAGCCCTTTTTTACTTGGTTTGAAGATGGTAAAACCAATATAAGTTACAACTGTGTTGATAGGCATCTCAAAACTCACGCAAGCAAGACTGCAATTGTGTTTGAAGGTGAGCTTGGTGACACTAGGACTTTGACTTATCAAGACTTGCATGATCAGGTTTGCAGGGCAGCTAACTTACTCAAAAGTATAGGAGTTAAGAAAGGCGATACTGTAACTCTGTATATGCCAATGTGCCCGGAAGCAATTATTGCGATGCATGCATGTTTGAGAATTGGTGCTGTTCATAGTGTGGTGTTTGGAGGGTTTTCGGCACACGCCTTGCGCGATAGAATAGTGGATCTTCAATCTAGGTATGTGATTACTGCTGATGGATCGTTTCGTCGTGGCAAGCTAGTGCCGCTCTTAGAGACCGTTAAAGAAGCTGTGGCTGGATTGAGCTTTGTTTCAAGTGTAGTTTGTTTTGATCGGATTAAACAAGTTGATTCTAGCTATGACGATTTAGAATTACAGAAATCAATTGTGAATTTGGTTACTTGGGATCTAAGTAGTTTTGAAGCGAATTGTGAGCCAGAACAACTGGACGCTGAAGACAAGAGCTTTGTTTTGTATACAAGCGGTTCAACAGGCAAGCCTAAGGGGATAGTGCATACGACAGCTGGGTATCTTCTTTGGACGCATTTAACCAGTAACTGGGTATTCGATTTGAAAACTCAAGACTGTGATTCAACTGTGGATACTCTGTGCGCCAGTAGAAATTCTCCAAATGCAAGGCTTGCGAATGATTTACAGGCTGAGTTGGCTGAGCCGCCAATGATGACTGTAAATCATGAGCGTAACGCAGCAGTTGGGGATTTATACTGGTGCACAGCTGATATTGGGTGGGTGACGGGACATAGCTATGTAGCCTATGGTCCCCTCTCTAACGGCGCCTCCATCTTCATTTACGAAGGCGCCCCAGACTATCCTGTTAAATCTCGTTTCTGGTCAATGATAGAAAAATACAAGATCAGTATTTTTTATACAGCGCCGACGGCAGTGAGAGCCTTTATGCAATGGGGTTTGGAGCATGTAGAGAAGCATGATTTGAGTTCACTTCGTTTGTTAGGCTCAGTAGGTGAACCGATTAACCCAGCTGCTTGGGAATGGTTCTACAAAAACATTGGCAAAGAGAATTGCCCTATAGTCGACACATGGTGGCAAACAGAGACTGGCGGGATTGCGATAACTACTTTGCCTGGAGTTAATGCAATGAAGCCGGGAGTGGCTGGTTTACCGTTGCCTGGAGTAGATGCTGATATCAGTGAAGAAGGATTATTGTATTTGCGCAAGTCGATACCTTCGATGGCTCGCACTATACATGGTGATGATCAAAGGTACATTGATACTTACTGGAGTCGTTTACCTGGTTTGTATACAGCAGGAGATGCTGCAACTAAAGACGTGGATGGTTATATCAAAATTGGTGGACGTATTGATGATGTCATCAATGTTTCTGGTCATAGACTTGGAACTGCTGAAATCGAGTCAGCGCTTGTGTCTCATGAGATGGTGGTAGAAGCTGCTGTAGTTTCTATTCCTCATGAGCTTAAGGGCGAGGGGATTGTTGCTTTTGTAGTAACAGCCAAGCAAGCTATAGAAGAAGAACTTAAGCAGCACGTTGTAAAAGAGATCGGTGCAATTGCAAGACCAGAACGCATTGTGATTTGCAGTGGCTTGCCCAAAACCCGCTCAGGCAAAATCATGCGCCGGCTCTTAAAAGATATTGCTCAAGGCAAAGAAATTAGCGGGGATATTTCTACGCTTGAGAATAAGCAGGTGCTTGAGGAGTTATTAGCTAAATGA